From Carnobacterium alterfunditum DSM 5972:
ATTAGTAGGAGGATGAATATGGCGGAACGCATACCTTGGGATCAATATTTTATGTCTCAAAGCTTATTGTTGTCTTTACGAAGTACATGTACTCGTTTAACTGTCGGAGCAACAATTGTAAGAGAAAAAAGGATCATTGCAGGAGGCTACAATGGGTCGGTCAGCGGAGATGTACACTGCATAGATGAAGGCTGTTATGTAGTTGATGGTCATTGTCTGCGAACTATTCATGCTGAAATGAATGCGATTCTTCAATGTGCAAAATTTGGAGCACAAACTCAAGGTGCTGAAATATATGTTACTCATTTTCCTTGCT
This genomic window contains:
- a CDS encoding ComE operon protein 2; this translates as MAERIPWDQYFMSQSLLLSLRSTCTRLTVGATIVREKRIIAGGYNGSVSGDVHCIDEGCYVVDGHCLRTIHAEMNAILQCAKFGAQTQGAEIYVTHFPCLQCTKMIIQAGITKINYLEDYHNNAYAVKLIEQAHVQCQKVALPKDFFQQLDFNTNIQASLSRSDGHTPIQ